A genomic stretch from Patescibacteria group bacterium includes:
- a CDS encoding ABC transporter substrate-binding protein has protein sequence MFKFFRNFFIDLKDKEDNLIKIIKKHLDWERELIRKLFSQKTKGIKFSSLKKLSLKQLKYLPSLLSKKEKITLGALLILTIFSLSILFLRIYLHLPLKPSEGGEYTEGIIGQPSLINPIFISPDKVEADVARLVFSGLIKWQNGEAVPDLAEKWEIENEGKTFVFYLRKNVFWHDGQKFNADDVVFTFQAIQDKRTKSPLRESFLNVEIQKINDEIVRFSLEKPFSPFLSFLTFGVLPKHLWQKIPPENFISHELNFSLIGTGPFKLKRMVKNKQGEIESLTLEKNKRYYLKSPYLSKLNLKFLRTKEEGLENLKTKKIEGLSSLGKNQIEESLLKTVNYYQLPLSYYTAIFFNQKSEVLSNKKIREALSLSLNKQEIVKNLKNVELMEGALINQDFKIEKIKNYEYNPLLAKEVLKEIGWQKKGQWLTDKNNRLLEIKLITSDHLRHSEIAEVIKDFWQDLGIKTDLKIFSKDDLLEEIKKRNYDALLYSLIEGYDPDPFSLWHSSQIESGLNLSNFKNIKVDALLEKARIVFDKSERKKYYTEFQEIISKEIPVIFLYQKRLDYFLDQKIKGFKSQNLIFPSDRFNNIENWYIYTKRSKK, from the coding sequence ATGTTTAAGTTCTTTAGAAATTTTTTTATTGACTTAAAAGATAAAGAAGATAATTTGATTAAAATTATCAAAAAGCATTTAGACTGGGAGCGAGAATTGATTAGAAAATTGTTTTCTCAGAAGACAAAAGGAATTAAATTTTCTAGTTTAAAAAAATTAAGTTTAAAACAATTAAAATATCTCCCCTCTTTGTTAAGCAAGAAAGAAAAAATTACTCTTGGGGCTCTCTTAATTTTGACCATTTTCAGTCTAAGCATTCTTTTTCTCAGAATTTATCTTCACCTCCCGCTTAAACCAAGCGAGGGCGGAGAATATACCGAAGGGATTATTGGTCAACCAAGTTTAATTAATCCTATCTTTATCTCACCCGATAAAGTAGAAGCTGATGTCGCCAGGCTCGTTTTTTCTGGTCTAATCAAATGGCAAAATGGAGAGGCGGTTCCCGATCTGGCGGAAAAATGGGAGATAGAAAATGAAGGAAAAACTTTTGTTTTTTATCTTAGAAAAAATGTTTTTTGGCATGATGGACAAAAATTTAATGCCGATGACGTTGTCTTTACCTTTCAAGCAATTCAAGATAAAAGAACAAAAAGCCCGTTAAGAGAGAGTTTTCTTAATGTTGAAATACAAAAAATCAATGATGAAATAGTTCGGTTCTCTTTAGAAAAGCCATTTTCTCCGTTTTTAAGTTTTTTAACTTTCGGTGTCTTGCCAAAACATCTTTGGCAGAAGATACCTCCTGAGAATTTTATTTCTCATGAATTGAATTTTTCTCTTATTGGCACCGGGCCGTTTAAATTAAAAAGAATGGTAAAAAATAAACAAGGAGAAATTGAGAGTTTAACTTTAGAAAAAAATAAAAGGTATTATCTTAAATCCCCTTATCTATCAAAGTTAAATTTAAAATTTCTTAGAACAAAAGAAGAGGGGTTAGAAAATTTAAAAACAAAAAAAATTGAAGGCCTTTCTTCTCTAGGGAAAAATCAAATTGAAGAGAGTCTTTTAAAAACGGTAAATTATTATCAATTACCTCTCTCCTATTACACGGCTATTTTTTTCAACCAAAAAAGCGAAGTTCTGTCGAATAAAAAAATTAGAGAAGCCTTGTCTCTTTCTCTAAATAAACAAGAAATTGTGAAAAATTTAAAGAATGTAGAATTAATGGAAGGTGCGCTTATTAACCAAGATTTTAAAATAGAAAAAATTAAAAATTATGAATATAATCCATTGTTAGCAAAAGAAGTTTTAAAAGAAATTGGTTGGCAAAAGAAAGGTCAATGGTTAACTGATAAAAATAATAGGCTTTTGGAAATAAAGTTAATTACCTCAGATCATTTAAGACATAGCGAGATAGCAGAAGTCATCAAAGATTTTTGGCAAGATCTAGGTATAAAAACGGATTTAAAAATTTTTTCTAAAGATGATCTTCTTGAAGAAATCAAAAAAAGAAATTATGATGCTCTTTTATATAGTCTAATCGAGGGTTATGATCCTGATCCATTTTCTCTCTGGCATTCGTCTCAAATTGAAAGTGGACTCAATCTTTCTAATTTCAAAAATATAAAAGTTGATGCTCTTTTAGAAAAAGCAAGAATAGTTTTTGATAAAAGCGAAAGAAAAAAATATTATACTGAGTTTCAAGAAATAATTTCTAAAGAAATACCAGTTATTTTTCTTTATCAAAAGAGATTAGACTATTTTCTTGATCAAAAAATAAAAGGATTTAAGTCCCAAAATTTAATTTTTCCCTCTGATCGTTTTAATAATATTGAAAATTGGTATATTTATACAAAAAGAAGTAAAAAATAA
- the groL gene encoding chaperonin GroEL (60 kDa chaperone family; promotes refolding of misfolded polypeptides especially under stressful conditions; forms two stacked rings of heptamers to form a barrel-shaped 14mer; ends can be capped by GroES; misfolded proteins enter the barrel where they are refolded when GroES binds) has protein sequence MAKEILFSEKARAALKKGADKLANVVKLTLGPKGRNVALDKGFGSPMIVSDGVTIAKEIELKDKYQNIGAQLLQEVASKTNDVAGDGTTTAIVLAQALINGGLKNVAAGTNPLAIRRGIEKGVEAIVREIKERIAQPVKGKEDIEHVASISANSKEIGKMIAEAMEKVGKDGVITVEESQAFGIEVEVVEGMQFDQGYVSPYMITNPERMEAVYEDPYILITDQKVSALNDILPLMEKMATSGKKDLVVIADEIEGEALATFVVNKLRGTFNTLAVKAPGFGDRKKEMLQDIAVLTGGKVISEEVGLKLENVSLSDLGRARRVVASKEKTTIVEGKGDPKKIKERIAQIKKEKEETTSDFDKEKLEERLAKLVGGVAVIKVGAATETEQKEKQHRVEDAVEATKAAVEEGIIVGGGVALIRCLPALEKVKVEGDEKVGLEILKAALEEPIKQIAENAGRDGAVVLEEVKKHEGNYGYNAATDCFEDLVKAGVIDPAKVTRTALQNAASVAALLLTTEAVVAEVPEKKENKTPTLPEEEY, from the coding sequence ATGGCTAAAGAAATTTTATTCTCAGAAAAAGCCAGAGCAGCTCTTAAGAAAGGAGCTGATAAATTGGCTAACGTAGTGAAGTTGACTTTAGGACCAAAAGGGAGAAACGTCGCCCTTGATAAAGGGTTTGGTTCGCCAATGATTGTTTCTGATGGAGTGACGATCGCTAAAGAGATTGAACTCAAAGATAAATATCAAAATATCGGTGCCCAACTTCTTCAAGAGGTAGCTTCAAAAACCAATGACGTAGCCGGCGACGGAACAACAACCGCCATTGTTTTAGCCCAGGCTTTGATTAATGGTGGTTTAAAAAATGTGGCAGCTGGAACGAACCCATTAGCGATTAGAAGAGGTATTGAAAAGGGTGTTGAGGCTATAGTCAGAGAGATTAAAGAGAGGATTGCTCAACCGGTTAAAGGCAAAGAAGATATTGAACATGTTGCTTCTATTTCCGCTAATAGTAAAGAGATTGGTAAAATGATTGCTGAAGCGATGGAAAAAGTTGGTAAAGATGGCGTCATTACTGTCGAAGAGTCTCAAGCTTTTGGTATTGAAGTTGAAGTTGTCGAGGGGATGCAGTTTGACCAAGGCTATGTTTCTCCTTATATGATTACCAATCCTGAAAGAATGGAAGCGGTTTACGAAGACCCTTATATTCTAATTACCGATCAAAAAGTTTCTGCACTTAATGACATTTTGCCATTAATGGAAAAAATGGCGACGAGCGGCAAAAAAGATTTAGTAGTTATTGCTGATGAAATTGAAGGCGAGGCTTTAGCCACTTTTGTCGTGAATAAACTCCGTGGCACCTTCAACACTTTAGCCGTGAAGGCCCCTGGTTTTGGTGATCGGAAAAAAGAAATGTTACAAGACATTGCGGTTTTAACTGGTGGCAAGGTTATTTCCGAGGAGGTCGGTCTAAAATTAGAAAATGTGAGCCTGAGTGATTTGGGTCGAGCGAGACGAGTAGTGGCTAGCAAAGAGAAAACCACTATTGTCGAAGGTAAGGGCGATCCTAAGAAGATTAAAGAGAGAATTGCACAAATTAAAAAAGAAAAAGAAGAGACAACGAGTGATTTTGATAAGGAAAAATTAGAGGAAAGACTAGCAAAACTAGTTGGTGGTGTAGCTGTTATTAAAGTCGGAGCGGCAACTGAAACAGAACAAAAAGAAAAACAACATCGTGTCGAAGATGCTGTTGAGGCAACAAAGGCAGCCGTAGAAGAAGGAATTATCGTCGGTGGTGGTGTAGCTTTAATTCGTTGTCTACCAGCTTTAGAAAAAGTAAAAGTCGAAGGAGACGAAAAGGTTGGTTTAGAAATTTTGAAAGCCGCCTTAGAAGAACCAATTAAACAGATTGCCGAAAATGCTGGTCGTGATGGAGCTGTTGTTTTAGAAGAAGTAAAAAAACATGAAGGTAATTACGGTTATAATGCAGCTACTGATTGTTTTGAAGATTTGGTTAAAGCCGGCGTGATTGACCCAGCGAAAGTAACACGAACAGCTCTTCAAAACGCTGCCTCGGTCGCCGCTTTACTTTTGACTACTGAAGCAGTGGTAGCTGAAGTACCGGAAAAGAAAGAGAACAAAACGCCAACCTTGCCCGAGGAAGAATACTAA
- the tgt gene encoding tRNA guanosine(34) transglycosylase Tgt → MSFIITKKSKRSMARTGKLETAHGFVQTPIFMPIATRAAVKNLTSEELKEIGIEMILSNTYHLFLQPGEKIIKKIGSLHYFMNWSQPILTDSGGFQVFSLAKMRNITNDGVEFSSEIDGRKIFLTPEKAIQIQLDLGSDILMSLDECVGWPCTKKEAEQAVERTTLWAKRGKKFFDRKTNSEFKIKKPLLFGIIQGSIFKDLRLKSAQEILNIGFDGYAVGGLAVGEPVNKMWQILDYLAPLLPENRPRYLMGVGKPEQIVQAVKIGIDMFDCVIPTREARHAKIYKFKIQNSKFKKSIQNSKFYEELNLRNTQYQKDFRPIDENCRCETCRNYSRAYLRHLFITQEPLALRLASIHNLKFYFDLIKIIRQAIKENNL, encoded by the coding sequence ATGTCTTTTATCATAACTAAGAAATCAAAAAGGTCAATGGCAAGAACAGGGAAATTAGAAACCGCTCACGGTTTTGTTCAGACACCGATTTTCATGCCGATCGCCACGCGGGCAGCAGTAAAAAATTTAACCTCTGAAGAACTAAAAGAAATAGGGATAGAAATGATTTTATCTAATACCTATCATTTATTTTTACAGCCCGGCGAAAAAATTATTAAAAAAATTGGTAGCCTGCATTACTTTATGAATTGGTCGCAACCAATTCTAACTGACTCTGGTGGTTTTCAAGTCTTTTCTTTGGCCAAAATGAGAAATATCACAAATGATGGTGTAGAATTTTCTTCCGAAATTGATGGTCGAAAAATTTTTTTAACTCCGGAAAAAGCCATTCAAATTCAACTTGATTTAGGTTCGGACATTTTAATGTCCTTAGATGAGTGTGTTGGTTGGCCGTGTACAAAAAAAGAAGCCGAACAAGCGGTAGAACGGACAACTTTATGGGCAAAAAGGGGTAAAAAATTTTTTGATCGAAAAACAAATTCAGAATTCAAAATTAAAAAACCTCTTTTATTCGGAATAATTCAAGGTTCAATTTTTAAAGATTTACGCTTGAAAAGTGCCCAAGAAATTTTAAATATCGGCTTTGACGGTTATGCCGTTGGTGGTTTAGCTGTTGGCGAGCCAGTGAACAAAATGTGGCAAATTTTAGATTATTTAGCACCTCTTTTACCCGAAAATAGACCAAGATATTTAATGGGGGTTGGTAAACCAGAACAAATAGTTCAAGCTGTCAAAATAGGGATTGATATGTTTGACTGTGTTATTCCGACAAGAGAAGCGAGGCACGCTAAAATTTACAAATTCAAAATTCAAAATTCAAAATTCAAAAAGTCAATTCAAAATTCAAAATTTTATGAAGAATTAAATTTACGTAATACTCAATATCAAAAAGATTTTAGACCGATTGACGAAAATTGTCGTTGTGAGACCTGTCGAAATTATTCACGGGCTTATTTGCGTCATTTATTTATTACCCAAGAACCATTGGCCTTGCGTTTAGCCAGCATTCATAATTTAAAATTTTATTTTGATTTGATAAAAATAATCCGTCAAGCCATTAAAGAAAATAATTTATAA
- a CDS encoding CDP-alcohol phosphatidyltransferase family protein, translating into MKKIEKFILSQNWIKADLITYLRFFIFAPLVIFLSLIKWYATALIFYLMGLLTDALDGYVARLKNQVKEKGTILDASADKIFIIIPFLILGFRFLNLTFVILVVVLEIIHVLVVLFSRFLRLPLKTAANFPNRIKMWFLGLGLGFLLLAPFSLAFLSSTFLHLAIVSSFTGTSLQIGKILKN; encoded by the coding sequence ATGAAAAAAATAGAAAAATTTATTCTCTCTCAAAATTGGATAAAAGCTGATTTAATCACCTATTTGAGATTTTTCATCTTTGCTCCTTTGGTCATTTTCCTCTCTTTAATAAAATGGTATGCAACGGCGCTTATTTTTTATCTAATGGGTCTATTGACTGATGCTTTGGACGGCTATGTGGCTCGACTAAAAAATCAAGTCAAAGAAAAGGGGACAATTTTAGATGCTAGTGCTGATAAAATTTTTATTATTATCCCCTTTTTAATTTTAGGTTTCAGGTTTTTAAATCTAACCTTTGTCATTTTAGTTGTGGTTTTAGAAATTATCCACGTCCTAGTTGTCCTTTTCAGCCGCTTTCTTCGTCTTCCTTTAAAAACTGCAGCTAATTTTCCTAATCGAATTAAAATGTGGTTCCTTGGTTTAGGGCTTGGTTTTCTTCTTCTCGCTCCTTTTTCCCTCGCTTTTCTCTCTTCAACCTTTCTTCATTTAGCCATTGTTTCGTCATTTACTGGTACTTCTTTACAGATTGGTAAAATACTGAAAAATTGA
- a CDS encoding O-antigen ligase family protein, translating into MKRSLDLIVEYFFYLFLFLLPWQTRLILKEGVLNGGYWEWGTISLYAIDIVFIILLLLFCLEKLISKNFQFSISNFQTNSKFKTQNPKFYILVIIFLLFTISSTFWAKDRNLSFYWWLRICQSVILFFLLQKINFDLIKAGFTLVLAGLVQFFLGLSQFIQQKVFSSKWLGMAAQDPAQAGVSVIEVGGGRLLRIYGSLPHPNILAGFLVFVIFIAFLAYFLTQKTWQKYFFLLATSLIAIGLLLTYSRAGLVSLILTIIIFSLVLLKKNLAHLRTPFFEFFGLVLIAALIFGGFFVHDLITRAQLKGRLEKISLSERISSFQQSQKVIQENFLFGVGLGNYTLHLAQKYPNLSVWDYQPIPNIYLLVLAELGILGLILFLFILFYSLSKFSILHSIFFPLLVVGLFDHWLFSLSFGIILFWLSLGLLWKTSLKIS; encoded by the coding sequence ATGAAAAGGTCATTAGATCTTATTGTTGAATACTTTTTCTATCTTTTTCTTTTCTTATTGCCTTGGCAGACGAGGTTGATTTTGAAAGAAGGGGTTTTGAATGGGGGATATTGGGAATGGGGAACGATTTCTTTATACGCGATTGATATTGTTTTCATTATTCTTTTACTATTATTTTGTTTAGAGAAACTGATTTCAAAAAATTTTCAATTTTCAATTTCTAATTTTCAAACAAATTCAAAATTTAAAACTCAAAATCCTAAATTCTATATTCTTGTAATAATTTTTTTGCTCTTTACTATTTCTTCTACTTTCTGGGCAAAAGATAGAAACCTATCTTTTTACTGGTGGTTAAGGATTTGTCAAAGCGTAATTTTGTTTTTTCTTCTTCAGAAAATTAATTTTGATTTGATAAAAGCTGGTTTTACTTTAGTTTTAGCAGGTTTGGTTCAATTTTTCTTGGGTTTAAGTCAATTTATTCAACAAAAAGTTTTTTCTTCAAAATGGCTAGGTATGGCAGCACAAGATCCAGCCCAGGCGGGTGTTTCCGTTATTGAGGTGGGTGGTGGTCGACTTTTAAGAATTTATGGTTCATTGCCTCATCCTAATATCCTGGCTGGTTTTTTAGTTTTTGTTATCTTTATCGCCTTCCTTGCTTATTTTCTCACTCAAAAAACTTGGCAAAAATATTTTTTTCTTTTAGCCACCTCTCTGATTGCGATCGGTCTTTTGTTAACTTACTCAAGGGCAGGATTGGTTTCTTTAATTTTAACTATTATTATTTTTAGTTTAGTGTTGTTAAAAAAGAATTTAGCCCATCTTCGGACACCATTTTTTGAATTTTTTGGTTTAGTCCTGATTGCTGCTTTAATCTTTGGTGGTTTTTTTGTTCATGATTTGATAACAAGAGCCCAACTAAAGGGAAGACTAGAGAAAATTTCTCTGAGCGAAAGAATTTCCAGTTTTCAACAAAGTCAAAAAGTGATTCAAGAAAATTTTCTCTTTGGTGTGGGTTTGGGAAATTATACCCTTCACCTTGCCCAAAAATATCCGAACCTTTCTGTTTGGGATTACCAACCAATACCTAATATCTATTTACTCGTTTTAGCCGAATTAGGGATTCTCGGTTTGATTTTATTTCTTTTCATTTTATTTTATTCTCTTTCAAAATTTTCTATTCTACATTCTATTTTCTTTCCCCTGTTAGTTGTCGGTCTTTTTGACCATTGGCTTTTTTCTCTTTCCTTTGGTATAATTTTATTCTGGTTGAGTTTAGGTCTCCTGTGGAAAACTTCATTAAAAATTTCTTGA
- the ppsA gene encoding phosphoenolpyruvate synthase produces MMAKKLIVWYREISMKSISLVGGKNASLGEMMRHLGKQINIPDGFATTDFFYWQFLKKSNLKSQIVKILKGLERKNIRNLKERGAKIRDLILKTEFPKELEKEVIRAYRKLCQKYKTKNLDVAVRSSATAEDLPNASFAGQQESFLNIRGEKELLLAVKKCLASLFTDRAISYREDMGFDHLKVALSVGVQKMVRSDLACSGVMFSCDTETGFPDVVLINAGYGLGENIVKGKINPDQYYVFEKTLKNGFQPIIEKKMGTKEWRLIYNHQGGTKNVAVLKKEQKKFVLTDEEILTLARWSCLIEKHYGRPMDIEWAKDGKDKKLYILQARPETVVSRRKVDYLEEYVLEKLKIKNQKCKPILEGLAVGSKIGQGKVRVIRNIKELVNFKKGEVLVARVTNPDFEPVMKIASAIITDSGGRTSHAAIVSREIGVPCVVGTGKASKILKNGQEVTVSCAEGERGFIYEGLLPFKIRKINLAKLKRPKIKIMMNLGEPDQAFSLSFLPNDGVGLAREEFIIANQIKIHPIALINYKQQPPKIKKQIDQLTFGYQDKKQYFIDKLAEGIGKICAAFYPKEVIVRFSDFKTNEYANLIGGAQYEPKEANPMIGWRGASRYYDEKFKEAFGLECLAIKKVREVFGLDNVVVMIPFCRTVEEGKKVLKIIDSFSLRKKLKGLKPLKVYVMAEIPSNIIFAEEFSKIFDGFSIGSNDLTQLTLGLDRDSDLVSHLFDERNEAIKKLIRHLIKTAHRYGRKVGICGQAPSDFPDFAKFLVKEGIDSISLNPDTILKTTLEISKIK; encoded by the coding sequence ATGATGGCCAAAAAATTAATTGTTTGGTACAGAGAAATAAGCATGAAAAGCATTTCCTTGGTTGGCGGTAAGAATGCTTCTTTGGGCGAGATGATGCGACACTTAGGCAAACAGATTAATATTCCCGATGGTTTTGCTACCACCGATTTTTTTTATTGGCAATTTTTGAAAAAATCAAATCTCAAATCTCAGATTGTAAAAATTTTAAAAGGATTAGAAAGGAAAAATATCAGAAACCTTAAAGAAAGGGGAGCGAAAATTAGAGATTTAATTTTGAAAACGGAGTTTCCAAAAGAATTGGAAAAAGAAGTTATCCGGGCTTATCGAAAACTTTGTCAGAAGTATAAAACAAAAAATTTAGACGTGGCTGTCCGTTCTTCAGCCACGGCTGAAGATTTGCCAAATGCTTCTTTTGCCGGTCAACAGGAGTCGTTTTTAAATATCCGCGGTGAAAAAGAACTGCTTTTGGCTGTAAAAAAATGCCTTGCCTCTCTCTTTACTGATCGAGCTATTTCTTATCGAGAAGATATGGGTTTTGATCATTTAAAAGTTGCTTTATCAGTTGGTGTCCAAAAAATGGTTCGTTCCGATTTGGCTTGTTCAGGTGTTATGTTTTCATGCGACACGGAAACAGGCTTTCCTGATGTCGTTTTAATTAATGCTGGTTATGGTTTAGGAGAAAATATTGTCAAAGGGAAAATTAATCCTGACCAATATTATGTTTTTGAAAAAACTTTAAAAAATGGCTTTCAACCAATTATTGAGAAAAAAATGGGTACAAAAGAATGGCGCTTGATTTATAATCATCAAGGCGGAACAAAAAATGTGGCTGTTTTGAAAAAAGAACAGAAAAAATTCGTTTTAACTGATGAAGAGATTTTAACTTTGGCCAGATGGTCTTGTTTAATTGAAAAACACTATGGACGACCAATGGATATTGAATGGGCCAAAGATGGAAAAGATAAAAAGTTATATATTTTACAAGCCAGACCGGAAACTGTTGTTTCAAGAAGAAAAGTCGATTATCTTGAGGAATATGTTTTAGAAAAATTAAAAATCAAAAATCAAAAATGTAAACCCATCCTTGAAGGTTTAGCCGTTGGTTCTAAAATTGGTCAAGGTAAGGTGAGGGTGATAAGAAATATCAAAGAGTTGGTTAATTTTAAAAAAGGAGAAGTGCTAGTGGCTAGAGTAACTAATCCAGATTTTGAACCAGTGATGAAAATTGCTTCGGCTATTATCACCGATAGTGGTGGCCGAACCTCTCATGCCGCTATTGTTTCACGGGAAATTGGTGTACCTTGTGTTGTCGGCACAGGTAAGGCAAGTAAAATTTTAAAAAATGGTCAAGAAGTCACTGTTTCTTGTGCTGAAGGAGAAAGAGGTTTTATTTATGAGGGGCTTTTGCCATTTAAAATTAGAAAAATTAATCTCGCCAAATTAAAAAGACCGAAGATAAAAATAATGATGAATTTAGGCGAACCCGATCAGGCTTTTAGTCTATCTTTTTTACCTAACGATGGCGTTGGTTTAGCCCGAGAGGAATTTATCATTGCCAATCAAATTAAAATACATCCCATAGCCCTCATTAATTATAAGCAACAACCGCCGAAGATCAAAAAACAAATTGATCAACTTACTTTTGGCTATCAAGATAAGAAGCAGTATTTTATTGATAAATTAGCCGAAGGTATTGGTAAAATCTGTGCGGCTTTTTATCCGAAAGAGGTTATTGTCAGATTTTCTGATTTTAAAACCAATGAATATGCCAATTTAATCGGCGGTGCTCAATATGAACCTAAAGAGGCTAATCCGATGATTGGTTGGCGCGGTGCTTCAAGATATTATGATGAAAAGTTTAAAGAGGCATTTGGTTTAGAATGCTTAGCTATTAAAAAAGTTCGCGAAGTTTTTGGTTTAGATAATGTTGTGGTGATGATTCCTTTTTGTCGAACAGTGGAAGAGGGAAAGAAGGTTTTAAAAATTATTGATTCATTTAGTTTAAGAAAAAAATTAAAAGGACTTAAACCATTAAAAGTTTATGTTATGGCGGAAATTCCCTCCAATATTATTTTTGCTGAAGAATTTTCTAAAATTTTTGATGGTTTTTCGATTGGTTCAAATGACTTGACACAACTAACATTAGGCCTTGACCGTGATTCAGATTTAGTTTCTCATCTTTTTGATGAGAGAAATGAAGCAATTAAGAAATTAATTCGTCATTTAATTAAAACCGCCCATCGTTATGGTCGAAAGGTTGGTATTTGCGGTCAGGCACCAAGTGATTTTCCTGATTTTGCTAAATTTTTAGTCAAAGAAGGAATTGATTCAATCTCTTTAAATCCAGATACAATTTTAAAAACAACTCTAGAAATTTCAAAAATTAAATAA
- a CDS encoding co-chaperone GroES, giving the protein MTKLKPLHDKVIIKPIEEDERTKAGIVLPDTAEKEKPEKGEVIAVGPGKLLENGQRAPMSVKVGDKVIFKKYSPDEVKIGKEEFLVIDESDIIGIIES; this is encoded by the coding sequence ATGACTAAATTAAAACCCCTTCATGATAAAGTTATTATTAAACCCATCGAAGAAGACGAAAGAACTAAGGCAGGTATTGTTTTGCCAGATACAGCAGAGAAAGAAAAACCAGAAAAAGGTGAAGTTATTGCCGTTGGCCCAGGTAAACTTCTTGAAAATGGTCAGCGGGCGCCTATGAGCGTTAAGGTTGGCGACAAGGTTATTTTTAAGAAGTATTCTCCTGATGAGGTGAAAATCGGTAAAGAAGAATTTTTAGTGATTGATGAAAGTGATATTATTGGCATCATTGAATCATAA
- the secG gene encoding preprotein translocase subunit SecG has protein sequence MQKYLQIIQVIVSILLIGAILLQGKGVGLSAVFGGESSVFRTKRGIEKTLFIITVILAVLFLGLGLANIFMAR, from the coding sequence ATGCAAAAATATCTTCAAATTATTCAAGTCATTGTTTCAATTTTATTAATTGGCGCCATTCTTCTTCAAGGAAAGGGGGTTGGTCTTTCTGCGGTTTTCGGCGGCGAAAGTTCAGTTTTTCGTACTAAAAGAGGCATTGAAAAAACTCTTTTTATTATCACCGTTATCTTGGCGGTTTTATTTTTAGGTTTAGGGTTGGCAAATATTTTCATGGCGCGGTAA